The following proteins are encoded in a genomic region of Xanthomonas cassavae CFBP 4642:
- a CDS encoding SphA family protein, with protein MGLYDFGGGFMPPSTPVGTFGVRTAYYSSDRLNDGAGHRSPNDVSLDVLSLGLAYIRMTDTRILGARYGFGTVVPFFRMDAGLAVRANGMTVFQDQARVFRLADVQVTPVILQWTPSRNLGINFQFQIQAPTGDYEASRLISPGLNRWTYSPLLNVSWISQGGLELSSSFQFDINTRNPDTDYRSGVEYRHEFAIGQHLGSWTAGVGGYYYRQVTDDQRNGQDIGNRARVVALGPAVSFFEPGKMPLWLHVYRKFGARNRAEGYTVALRFAHTF; from the coding sequence ATGGGACTGTACGATTTCGGCGGCGGCTTCATGCCACCCAGCACTCCGGTCGGCACCTTCGGCGTGCGCACCGCGTACTACTCCAGCGACCGCCTCAACGACGGTGCAGGCCATCGCAGCCCCAACGATGTTTCGCTGGATGTGCTGTCGCTGGGGCTGGCCTATATCCGCATGACCGACACCCGCATCCTCGGCGCGCGCTATGGCTTCGGGACGGTGGTGCCCTTTTTCCGCATGGATGCGGGCCTGGCGGTCAGGGCCAATGGCATGACCGTGTTCCAGGACCAGGCCAGGGTATTCCGGCTGGCCGATGTGCAGGTGACGCCGGTGATCCTGCAATGGACGCCATCGCGCAACCTGGGCATCAACTTCCAGTTCCAGATCCAGGCACCGACCGGCGACTACGAGGCCAGCCGGCTGATCTCTCCTGGCCTCAATCGCTGGACGTATTCGCCGCTGCTCAACGTCAGCTGGATCAGCCAGGGCGGCCTGGAGCTGTCTTCCTCGTTCCAGTTCGATATCAACACGCGCAACCCCGATACTGATTACCGCAGCGGCGTGGAATACCGCCATGAATTCGCCATCGGCCAGCACCTGGGATCGTGGACGGCGGGTGTGGGCGGCTACTACTACCGCCAGGTCACCGATGACCAGCGTAACGGCCAGGATATCGGCAACCGCGCGCGGGTAGTGGCACTGGGACCGGCAGTGAGCTTCTTCGAGCCGGGCAAGATGCCGCTCTGGCTCCATGTCTACAGGAAGTTCGGCGCGCGCAATCGTGCCGAGGGCTACACCGTGGCGTTGCGCTTTGCGCACACTTTCTGA
- a CDS encoding PQQ-dependent sugar dehydrogenase gives MSRQSRVLVVPILAAALAACGQAPELDQHGATPNLPAPDRGVLPDMTIAEPTAWGNSTPTVPSGYRITAIARDLAIPRQTLVLPNGDILVAEGRGGSAPKLKPKDIIAGPIKAKGTTQVKSGNRLTLLRDADGDGTYELKTVFADKLNAPYGLALIGNALYVANQDALVRFDYRDGQTKASGAPSKLTDLPSAINHHWTKALTASADGRYLYVAIGSNSNITERGMDVEIDRAQVWQVDAATGAHRPYATGLRNPTALAIQPGSGALWAVVNERDEIGPNLVPDYLTSVREGGFYGWPYSYWGKHVDTRVMPQDPQKVASAIEPDYALGSHVAALGVAFSAPVMGAKFADGVFVGEHGSWNRNPPVGYKVVFVPFRDGRPAGDPIDFVSGFHGEDGKTHGRPVGVTVDPRGALLVADDLANIIWRVTPDTAPASSPQAMR, from the coding sequence ATGAGCCGCCAATCCCGAGTGCTAGTGGTCCCCATCCTCGCTGCCGCGTTGGCGGCCTGTGGTCAGGCGCCCGAATTGGATCAGCACGGCGCGACGCCCAACTTGCCCGCACCCGATCGCGGCGTGCTGCCGGACATGACGATCGCCGAGCCCACTGCGTGGGGCAACAGCACCCCGACCGTGCCGTCCGGGTACCGCATCACCGCCATTGCGCGCGACCTGGCCATTCCGCGGCAGACGCTGGTGCTGCCGAACGGCGACATCCTGGTGGCCGAGGGCCGCGGTGGCTCTGCGCCCAAGCTCAAGCCCAAGGACATCATTGCCGGCCCGATCAAGGCCAAGGGCACCACCCAGGTCAAGAGCGGCAATCGTCTGACCTTGTTGCGTGACGCCGACGGCGACGGCACCTATGAACTGAAGACCGTCTTCGCCGACAAGCTCAACGCACCGTATGGGCTCGCGCTGATCGGCAATGCGCTTTACGTCGCCAACCAGGATGCCCTGGTGCGCTTCGACTACCGCGACGGCCAGACCAAGGCCAGCGGCGCGCCAAGCAAGCTGACCGACCTGCCGTCGGCCATCAACCATCACTGGACCAAGGCGCTGACCGCCAGTGCGGACGGCCGCTATCTATACGTGGCGATCGGCTCCAACAGCAACATTACCGAGCGCGGCATGGATGTCGAAATCGATCGCGCGCAGGTCTGGCAGGTCGATGCGGCCACCGGCGCGCACAGGCCGTATGCCACCGGTCTGCGCAATCCGACCGCGCTGGCCATCCAGCCCGGCAGCGGCGCGCTGTGGGCGGTGGTCAACGAACGCGACGAGATCGGCCCGAACCTGGTGCCCGACTATCTGACCTCGGTTCGCGAAGGCGGCTTCTACGGCTGGCCCTACAGCTACTGGGGCAAGCACGTGGACACGCGGGTCATGCCGCAGGATCCGCAGAAGGTGGCCTCGGCGATCGAGCCGGACTACGCCTTGGGCTCGCACGTGGCAGCACTGGGCGTCGCGTTCTCCGCGCCGGTGATGGGTGCGAAGTTCGCAGACGGCGTCTTCGTCGGCGAGCACGGCAGCTGGAACCGCAATCCGCCGGTGGGCTACAAGGTGGTGTTCGTGCCGTTCCGCGACGGCCGGCCCGCGGGCGACCCCATCGACTTCGTGTCCGGCTTCCATGGTGAGGATGGCAAGACGCACGGCCGCCCGGTAGGCGTGACGGTCGATCCGCGCGGCGCGCTGCTCGTGGCCGATGACCTGGCCAACATCATCTGGCGTGTGACGCCGGACACCGCGCCAGCATCGTCGCCGCAAGCGATGCGCTGA
- a CDS encoding helix-turn-helix domain-containing protein, giving the protein MSASSVSAFVVQHCSTAAVEAHAQAMPRWQVRYDQTSSGRFTGHLDDLQLDGIQVVRDRANQAMLKCGEAWPGALVISLPLRGADMEMYCEGYRYQDPCLLVTPGHRLPELQTPAQVEVLSFAIDQHLVDWLLERQHCPPPARTRTLRRTPPRTLHAMQGVSQDLFDSQTLTTAMHTHAVVRRGTRDGLLQLLLNMLDTTDAAPLRPSARKRLVDRARDYALAHAERAPTVLELCGHVGASRRKLQYCFQESLGTNPVAYLRTLRLNQVRRSLTSKGPGRSVQDIAAAWGFWHPSRFAGEYRQLFGQSPSETRHQALGTLAG; this is encoded by the coding sequence ATGTCAGCCAGTTCCGTTTCCGCATTCGTGGTCCAGCACTGCAGCACCGCTGCGGTGGAGGCACATGCTCAGGCCATGCCGCGCTGGCAGGTTCGTTACGACCAGACCAGCAGCGGGCGTTTCACCGGACACCTGGACGACTTGCAGCTGGATGGCATCCAGGTGGTGCGCGATCGCGCCAACCAAGCCATGCTCAAGTGCGGGGAAGCCTGGCCCGGCGCGCTGGTCATCAGCCTGCCGCTGCGCGGAGCCGACATGGAGATGTACTGCGAGGGCTATCGCTACCAGGATCCCTGCCTGCTGGTCACGCCCGGCCATCGCCTTCCCGAACTGCAGACGCCCGCGCAGGTGGAAGTGCTGTCGTTCGCGATTGACCAGCATCTGGTCGATTGGCTGCTCGAACGCCAGCACTGCCCGCCACCGGCACGCACGCGAACGTTGCGCCGGACGCCCCCGCGCACCCTGCACGCGATGCAGGGCGTCAGCCAGGACCTGTTCGATTCGCAAACGCTGACCACCGCGATGCACACACATGCCGTGGTGCGTCGCGGCACCCGGGACGGGCTGCTGCAACTGCTGCTGAACATGCTAGACACCACCGACGCCGCGCCGCTGCGTCCCAGCGCGAGAAAGCGCCTGGTCGATCGCGCGCGCGACTACGCGCTGGCACACGCCGAACGCGCGCCCACGGTACTGGAGTTGTGTGGGCATGTCGGTGCCAGCCGGCGCAAGCTGCAGTACTGTTTTCAGGAAAGCCTGGGCACCAATCCGGTGGCCTATCTGCGCACCCTGCGACTGAACCAGGTACGGCGCTCGCTGACCAGCAAGGGGCCGGGCCGCTCGGTGCAGGACATCGCTGCGGCCTGGGGATTCTGGCATCCGAGCCGGTTTGCCGGGGAGTACCGTCAGTTGTTCGGGCAAAGCCCGTCGGAAACCCGCCATCAGGCACTGGGCACCTTGGCGGGGTAG
- a CDS encoding amidase, which translates to MMQDIDALLDSHDGVGLAALVRNGEIQPLELTEATIARLERVASLNAVAETLYDQARATARQPATRQGALAGVPTLIKDLFSPLRGARMGNGSLAQGDARADLDCAVVERLRAAGCVFLGTSTSPEFGTSYTTESTRFGATANPWDITRSAGGSSGGAAALVAARAVPFAHGNDGGGSLRVPASCCGVFGLKPSRGRMPSGPLIGEGWAGMGITHAITRSVRDSAALLDATAGADLGAPYAAPAQAAPFMAAIERDPTPLRIALVEHLAPWPSGADALAAVRHSAGLCSLLGHHVEAARLPVDLPVLVDQLFDIIGPSTRCYLDMLGHLRGAPVTDAELEPRTRVILREKGHVSGARYAAAVAAIHVLGRQLATLLQDYDLILTPTLTRAPPLLGTLDAFDDTISLARLIDDFHSYSPFTALFNASGQPAMSVPLYWSPAGLPIGAHFAARFGEESTLLALAAQLERAQPWAGRVPPLNASAVGR; encoded by the coding sequence ATGATGCAGGATATCGATGCGTTGTTGGACAGCCACGATGGAGTCGGCCTGGCTGCGCTGGTGAGGAATGGCGAGATCCAGCCGCTGGAACTGACCGAGGCCACGATCGCGCGGCTGGAACGGGTGGCATCGCTGAACGCGGTGGCCGAGACGCTGTATGACCAAGCGCGTGCCACCGCGCGCCAGCCTGCCACCCGGCAGGGCGCGCTGGCCGGCGTGCCGACGCTGATCAAGGACCTGTTCTCGCCCCTGCGCGGAGCGCGCATGGGCAATGGCTCGCTGGCGCAGGGCGATGCGCGCGCCGATCTGGATTGTGCGGTGGTGGAGCGGTTGCGGGCTGCCGGCTGCGTCTTCCTGGGCACCAGCACCTCACCGGAATTCGGCACGTCCTACACCACCGAATCCACCCGCTTCGGTGCCACGGCCAATCCATGGGACATCACCCGCAGTGCCGGCGGTTCCAGCGGCGGCGCGGCCGCGCTGGTGGCCGCACGCGCGGTGCCGTTTGCGCATGGCAACGATGGCGGCGGATCGCTGCGGGTGCCTGCCTCGTGTTGCGGGGTCTTCGGGCTCAAGCCCAGCCGCGGCCGCATGCCATCCGGGCCGCTGATCGGCGAAGGCTGGGCCGGCATGGGCATCACACACGCCATCACCCGCTCGGTCCGCGACAGCGCGGCGCTGCTGGACGCCACCGCCGGTGCCGATCTGGGGGCGCCCTACGCTGCGCCAGCCCAGGCTGCGCCGTTCATGGCCGCGATCGAACGCGACCCCACTCCCTTGCGCATCGCGCTGGTGGAACACCTGGCGCCCTGGCCCAGCGGCGCGGACGCGCTGGCCGCGGTCCGTCATTCGGCCGGGCTGTGTAGCCTCCTTGGCCATCACGTTGAAGCGGCGCGCCTGCCGGTGGACCTGCCGGTGCTGGTGGACCAGCTGTTCGACATCATCGGCCCCAGCACGCGCTGTTATCTGGACATGCTGGGCCATCTGCGGGGCGCGCCGGTGACCGACGCCGAACTGGAACCGCGTACCCGGGTGATCCTGCGCGAAAAAGGTCATGTCAGCGGTGCGCGCTATGCTGCTGCGGTGGCCGCGATCCACGTCCTGGGACGGCAGCTGGCGACCTTGCTGCAGGACTACGACCTGATCCTGACCCCGACCCTGACCCGCGCACCGCCGCTGCTGGGAACGCTGGATGCGTTCGACGACACCATCTCGCTGGCGCGGCTGATCGACGACTTCCACAGCTATTCGCCATTTACTGCCTTATTCAACGCAAGCGGTCAGCCGGCGATGTCGGTACCGTTGTACTGGAGCCCGGCCGGGTTGCCGATCGGTGCGCACTTTGCCGCGCGCTTCGGCGAGGAAAGCACATTGCTGGCGCTGGCCGCGCAACTGGAACGCGCGCAACCCTGGGCCGGACGCGTTCCTCCGCTCAATGCCAGTGCGGTGGGCCGTTAA
- a CDS encoding LytR/AlgR family response regulator transcription factor — translation MIEAVIVEDSELARFELEHQLKGYPQLRVIGHAGDVETAVALIESAAPAVVFLDIDLPGGTAFDVLQRLSQVPRIIFTTAFDVHALKAFGYNTVDYLLKPIEPLRLAQAIAKLGEAVPATPVRRSMDVAIFIKDGEQCFLVKPREIRAIEAVGNYSRVYFQSQSPMLYRPLGAIEMQLAPDKFFRASRKYIVNLDFVEQVAPWSNGGLMLTLRGGLEVEISRRQSARFREMLSL, via the coding sequence GTGATCGAAGCGGTGATCGTGGAGGATTCGGAGCTGGCCCGTTTCGAACTGGAGCACCAGCTCAAGGGCTACCCGCAATTGCGCGTGATCGGCCATGCCGGCGATGTGGAGACGGCGGTGGCGCTGATCGAATCGGCTGCGCCGGCCGTGGTGTTCCTGGATATCGATCTGCCGGGCGGCACCGCCTTCGATGTGCTGCAACGGCTGAGCCAGGTGCCGCGCATCATCTTCACCACGGCGTTCGACGTGCATGCGCTCAAGGCCTTTGGCTACAACACGGTGGACTATCTGCTCAAGCCGATCGAGCCGCTGCGGCTGGCGCAGGCGATCGCGAAACTGGGCGAGGCCGTACCGGCCACGCCGGTACGGCGTTCGATGGATGTCGCCATCTTCATCAAGGATGGCGAGCAGTGCTTTCTGGTCAAGCCGCGCGAGATCCGTGCGATCGAAGCGGTTGGCAATTACAGCCGGGTGTACTTCCAGAGCCAGTCGCCGATGCTGTATCGCCCGCTGGGCGCGATCGAGATGCAGCTGGCGCCGGACAAGTTCTTCCGTGCCAGCCGCAAGTACATCGTCAATCTCGACTTCGTGGAGCAGGTGGCGCCGTGGAGCAACGGCGGCCTGATGCTCACCCTGCGCGGCGGCCTGGAAGTGGAGATCTCACGTCGGCAGAGTGCCCGGTTCCGCGAGATGCTCAGCCTCTAG
- a CDS encoding carboxymuconolactone decarboxylase family protein, whose protein sequence is MPISESLSPWQQAIAPIAAFATTGDIERLKPALDAGLDAGLTINDCKEVLVQVYAYAGFPRSLNALAALMQVIEARRQRGVVDPPGDSPGPVPTGQALLALGTANQTQLAGAPVTGPLFEFAPAIDQYLKTHLFGDIFARDNMDWMSRELATVSILAALEGVEAQLQSHLKISLNIGVTTAQLNALAQVLDKRVGAAAGTRAKAALAKTQ, encoded by the coding sequence ATGCCCATTTCCGAAAGCCTGTCGCCCTGGCAGCAAGCCATTGCCCCGATCGCCGCATTCGCGACCACGGGCGATATCGAACGGTTGAAGCCGGCGCTGGACGCCGGCCTCGACGCAGGCCTGACCATCAACGACTGCAAGGAAGTGCTGGTGCAGGTCTACGCTTACGCCGGCTTTCCACGCAGCCTCAATGCGTTGGCGGCATTGATGCAGGTCATCGAGGCACGGCGGCAGCGTGGCGTTGTCGATCCGCCTGGCGACTCGCCGGGCCCGGTTCCGACCGGCCAGGCGTTGCTCGCATTGGGAACCGCCAATCAAACCCAACTGGCAGGCGCACCGGTGACCGGGCCGCTGTTCGAGTTTGCACCGGCCATCGACCAGTATCTGAAGACGCACCTGTTCGGCGACATCTTCGCGCGCGACAACATGGACTGGATGAGCCGTGAGCTGGCCACCGTGAGCATACTCGCCGCACTGGAGGGTGTGGAAGCGCAGTTGCAGTCGCACCTGAAGATCAGCCTGAACATCGGCGTGACCACGGCGCAGCTCAACGCACTGGCACAGGTGCTGGACAAGCGTGTCGGCGCTGCCGCCGGCACGCGCGCCAAGGCGGCGCTGGCGAAGACGCAGTAG
- a CDS encoding serine hydrolase domain-containing protein: protein MKTFGMVVLMTVLGMAGPAVAGQAQGAADARTALAREAATFFEDSQPGGVVLVTRGDQVLLRQAYGLADIENGVAMQPDAALRLASVTKQFTAVAVLQLVQAGKLQLDATLVSLDPALSGPLAQVTVRQLLTHTSGIKNVSSIAASRAARREDTDAATLLNTFKDLPLEFDAGTRFRYSNSNYIVLTHLIGRVSGQPYPTYMQQALFAPLGMQHTRYDSHLAVIAKRAHGYRRSKGELQNADFISMTQPQGAGGLISTVDDLARWHRALRDGVPVSAGLLAQAMRKTTLADGSASPYGFGWIVGQANGIADVEHGGFINGFNSYIVRLQQPDVFVTVLTNAEFLDPTDLSVRLAAIAAGKAYAPAHAGRATDTAPLGRYRFGKDDVRALTNVDGHLQLQHEGDEPRALTLHADGRYYLDTGLDALSFATDGSSRTIMTLHDRLMGDSSGTRETAP from the coding sequence ATGAAGACGTTCGGGATGGTGGTGCTGATGACGGTACTGGGCATGGCAGGTCCGGCCGTCGCCGGGCAGGCGCAGGGCGCAGCGGATGCACGCACCGCGCTGGCGCGCGAGGCGGCTACCTTTTTCGAGGACAGCCAGCCCGGCGGCGTGGTGCTGGTCACCCGCGGCGACCAGGTGCTGCTGCGCCAGGCCTACGGACTGGCAGACATCGAGAATGGCGTGGCCATGCAGCCGGATGCCGCGCTGCGGCTGGCGTCGGTGACCAAGCAGTTCACCGCCGTGGCGGTGCTGCAACTGGTGCAGGCCGGCAAACTGCAACTCGACGCCACGCTGGTGTCGCTGGATCCGGCGTTGAGCGGGCCGCTGGCCCAGGTGACGGTGCGGCAGCTGCTCACCCATACCTCCGGCATCAAGAACGTCAGCAGCATCGCCGCCTCGCGTGCCGCACGCCGCGAGGACACCGACGCGGCAACCCTGCTGAACACCTTCAAGGACCTGCCGCTGGAGTTCGATGCCGGTACGCGGTTTCGTTACAGCAATTCCAATTACATCGTGCTGACCCACCTGATCGGGCGCGTGTCAGGGCAGCCCTACCCCACCTACATGCAGCAGGCGCTGTTCGCGCCACTGGGCATGCAGCACACGCGCTACGACAGCCACCTGGCGGTGATTGCCAAACGGGCGCACGGCTACCGGCGCAGCAAGGGCGAACTGCAGAACGCCGACTTCATCAGCATGACGCAGCCGCAAGGCGCCGGCGGCCTGATCAGCACCGTGGACGACCTGGCGCGCTGGCACCGCGCCCTGCGCGACGGCGTGCCGGTGTCCGCCGGACTGCTGGCGCAGGCGATGCGCAAGACCACGCTCGCCGATGGCAGTGCTTCGCCTTACGGGTTCGGCTGGATCGTCGGCCAGGCGAACGGCATTGCCGACGTGGAGCACGGCGGCTTCATCAATGGCTTCAACAGCTACATCGTGCGTCTGCAACAGCCGGATGTCTTCGTCACCGTGCTGACCAATGCCGAATTCCTGGACCCGACCGACCTGAGCGTACGCCTGGCCGCCATCGCTGCCGGCAAGGCCTATGCACCGGCGCATGCCGGGCGCGCGACCGACACTGCCCCGCTGGGCCGCTACCGCTTCGGCAAGGACGATGTGCGGGCCCTGACAAACGTCGACGGCCATCTGCAACTGCAACACGAAGGAGACGAACCACGCGCCCTCACGCTGCACGCCGATGGCCGTTACTACCTCGATACCGGCCTGGATGCGTTGAGCTTTGCCACCGATGGTAGTAGCCGGACAATCATGACCCTGCACGATCGCCTGATGGGCGACAGCAGCGGCACCCGCGAGACGGCACCGTAA
- a CDS encoding MFS transporter → MNDANGAVRQAGRAQGAVLLLGSSLTTMGAVMIAPVLPKLGAQFGPVDPQAGLLVPLVVTGPALAIALFAPAAGGLADLFGRKGLLILATLAYAVLGVLPAFLQDLTSIVGARLLFGCAETAVMTCCTTLIADYWQGERRLRYVNLQVACIALIGSLFFVVGGALGEHSWRMPFYLYLLPLLLVPAMLKVLWEPTATQATPLAAASEGKVGRSALVVGYLLVFFGMSLCYIVPVQAPVLLVAMGVTSSTMIGLSAGLGLLSTLGGSLVWPLLRRWVGMPATNALLLALLALGLWLLVGAQTYAQVLLAVSVHGFGAGLLVPNAMTPVMNALPLRVRGRGMGGFTSSLYLGQFASPLLITALLPAGGDLHGAIRIAAGAALAVAMLWAARALLRRAPALSTDSQAR, encoded by the coding sequence ATGAATGACGCCAACGGCGCAGTCCGTCAGGCAGGCCGCGCGCAAGGCGCGGTGCTGTTGCTCGGCAGCAGCCTGACCACTATGGGTGCAGTGATGATTGCGCCCGTGTTACCCAAACTCGGCGCGCAGTTCGGCCCGGTCGATCCACAGGCGGGCCTGCTGGTACCGCTGGTGGTGACCGGGCCGGCACTGGCGATCGCGCTATTCGCACCGGCGGCCGGCGGGCTGGCCGACCTGTTCGGCCGCAAGGGGCTGCTGATCCTGGCCACGCTCGCCTACGCCGTGCTCGGCGTTCTGCCGGCATTTCTGCAGGATCTGACCAGTATCGTGGGTGCACGCCTGCTGTTCGGGTGTGCCGAAACGGCGGTGATGACCTGTTGCACCACGCTGATTGCCGACTACTGGCAGGGCGAACGCCGCTTGCGCTATGTCAACCTGCAGGTGGCGTGCATTGCGCTGATCGGCTCGCTGTTCTTCGTGGTCGGCGGTGCGCTTGGCGAACATTCCTGGCGCATGCCGTTCTATCTGTACCTGCTGCCCTTGCTGCTGGTGCCGGCAATGCTGAAGGTATTGTGGGAACCGACCGCAACGCAGGCAACACCGCTGGCGGCGGCATCGGAAGGCAAGGTCGGCCGCTCCGCGCTGGTGGTGGGCTATTTGCTGGTGTTCTTCGGGATGTCGCTCTGCTACATCGTGCCGGTGCAGGCGCCGGTGCTGCTGGTCGCCATGGGCGTGACATCGAGCACGATGATCGGCCTGTCTGCCGGGCTGGGATTGCTGTCCACCTTGGGCGGTTCGCTGGTCTGGCCGCTGCTGCGTCGCTGGGTTGGCATGCCCGCGACCAATGCGCTGCTGTTGGCGCTATTGGCGTTGGGCCTGTGGCTGCTGGTCGGCGCACAGACCTACGCACAGGTGTTGCTGGCGGTGAGCGTGCACGGGTTCGGTGCCGGGCTGCTGGTGCCCAATGCGATGACCCCGGTGATGAACGCGCTGCCGTTGCGCGTGCGCGGCCGCGGCATGGGCGGCTTTACCTCCAGCCTGTACCTGGGCCAATTCGCCAGCCCGTTGCTGATCACTGCCTTGCTGCCGGCCGGTGGCGATCTGCACGGCGCGATCCGGATCGCCGCCGGCGCCGCGCTGGCGGTCGCCATGCTGTGGGCGGCGCGTGCGTTGCTGCGCCGGGCGCCTGCTCTTTCTACCGATTCGCAAGCGAGGTGA
- a CDS encoding sensor histidine kinase: MFWLMQALGWSLFLAIAYLARPSEDLVPAALQGAGVVSLSVGGMIGSLALRWIYRTLQADGYGELRWLGLLFVSSLAMALGVDLAVHGVLWALRDVSPAVRALHESQPMISGTALLLPAYIAWSLLYLSISRQTRLADATRHQNDLRLALKEAQLQRLLGHISPHFTFNTLNNIRALILMDPELAREQITRFASTLRYQFSGGEEALVTVDEEMAVVRDYLGLVGMQLGKRLRYAEQVDAQARPMRVPRFCVQLLVENAIKHGLGPSSSGGDLQVDIALHGTRLQIRVSNTGQLVHSDGSGTGLANLRQRLQLSFGTGAGLGLDDAGGHVVAQVWIGGIA; the protein is encoded by the coding sequence ATGTTCTGGTTGATGCAGGCCTTGGGATGGTCGTTGTTCCTGGCGATCGCCTACCTGGCGCGTCCGAGCGAAGATCTGGTGCCCGCTGCGCTGCAAGGTGCCGGCGTGGTCAGCCTGAGCGTCGGCGGGATGATCGGCAGCCTGGCATTGCGCTGGATCTACCGGACACTGCAGGCCGATGGCTATGGCGAGCTACGCTGGCTGGGGCTGTTGTTCGTCAGCAGCCTGGCGATGGCGTTGGGCGTGGATCTGGCCGTACATGGCGTGTTGTGGGCGCTGCGCGATGTGTCGCCGGCGGTGCGGGCACTACATGAGTCCCAGCCGATGATCTCCGGCACCGCCTTGCTGTTGCCTGCCTACATCGCCTGGAGCCTGTTGTACCTGTCGATCAGCCGGCAGACGCGGCTGGCCGACGCCACGCGACACCAGAACGATCTGCGCCTGGCGCTCAAGGAAGCGCAATTGCAGCGCCTGCTCGGCCATATCAGCCCGCACTTCACCTTCAATACGCTCAACAACATCCGTGCCCTGATCCTGATGGACCCGGAGTTGGCGCGCGAACAGATCACCCGGTTCGCCAGCACGCTGCGCTATCAGTTCAGCGGAGGCGAAGAAGCGCTGGTCACGGTGGACGAGGAAATGGCGGTGGTGCGCGATTATCTGGGCCTGGTCGGCATGCAGCTCGGCAAGCGCCTGCGCTATGCCGAGCAGGTGGACGCGCAGGCCCGGCCGATGCGCGTGCCACGCTTCTGCGTACAGCTGTTGGTGGAGAACGCGATCAAGCACGGCCTGGGGCCAAGCAGCAGTGGGGGCGACTTGCAGGTGGACATCGCGCTGCACGGCACGCGCCTGCAGATCCGGGTGAGCAACACCGGCCAGCTGGTGCACAGTGATGGCAGTGGGACCGGCCTGGCGAACCTGCGCCAGCGGCTGCAGCTGTCGTTCGGCACGGGTGCCGGCCTGGGACTGGACGACGCGGGCGGGCACGTGGTTGCCCAGGTGTGGATTGGAGGCATTGCGTGA
- a CDS encoding IS30 family transposase produces MGTQYRHLGSEERALLQIELGNGMSINSIARRLNRSASTLSREIRRQGEPVYAATSAASNYRLRRRACVRRRRLVEGSALFQQVRDDLVLYRWSPQQIAAKLKAMHPDDPSQRVSHETIYAAIYAHPRGGLKKELVEALRQHKPTRGLRRTTAAKRTWVPEELRIVHRPEEVAQRLIPGHWEGDLIKGAFNRSCVGTLVERKTRFVVLCKMDGCTAQDALEGFTRQMKKLPRFLLGSLTYDRGTEMTCYPELMKRLNIDLWFADPHAPWQRGSNENTNGLLRQFMPKGADLSKASQEYLNNVADLMNARPRQTLGWKTPNQALEEEIAQFNSRVALAS; encoded by the coding sequence ATGGGCACACAGTACAGGCACCTGGGTTCCGAAGAACGCGCTTTGCTTCAAATTGAACTCGGTAACGGAATGAGCATCAACTCCATTGCAAGGCGACTCAATCGCAGTGCGTCCACCCTGTCGCGCGAGATAAGGCGACAGGGCGAACCTGTCTATGCGGCAACCAGCGCAGCCAGCAACTATCGGCTGCGCCGCAGAGCGTGCGTTCGAAGGCGCCGGCTTGTTGAAGGCAGTGCGCTCTTTCAGCAGGTGCGTGACGACTTGGTTCTGTATCGTTGGTCGCCCCAGCAAATTGCTGCCAAGCTCAAGGCCATGCATCCGGATGATCCAAGTCAACGCGTGAGTCACGAAACAATCTACGCCGCTATCTACGCGCATCCGCGTGGTGGTTTGAAGAAAGAGCTTGTGGAGGCGCTTCGTCAGCACAAGCCGACGCGAGGCTTGCGCCGTACAACCGCTGCCAAGCGCACGTGGGTGCCGGAGGAGCTGCGTATCGTCCATCGGCCTGAAGAGGTGGCGCAGCGCTTGATTCCTGGGCACTGGGAAGGCGACCTGATCAAAGGGGCTTTCAACCGCTCGTGCGTAGGCACGCTGGTGGAGCGAAAGACGCGCTTTGTGGTGCTGTGCAAGATGGATGGCTGTACTGCACAGGATGCGCTGGAGGGCTTCACGCGACAGATGAAGAAGCTGCCGCGTTTCCTACTGGGAAGCCTCACCTATGACCGCGGAACCGAGATGACGTGTTATCCAGAGCTGATGAAGCGGCTCAACATCGATCTTTGGTTCGCCGATCCACATGCGCCCTGGCAGCGCGGCAGCAATGAGAACACCAACGGCCTGCTGCGCCAGTTCATGCCAAAAGGCGCGGACTTGTCCAAGGCGAGCCAGGAGTATCTCAACAACGTCGCCGACCTGATGAACGCCCGGCCACGGCAGACGCTTGGCTGGAAGACGCCGAACCAGGCGCTGGAAGAAGAGATCGCTCAATTCAACTCACGTGTTGCACTTGCAAGTTGA